Within Micromonospora parathelypteridis, the genomic segment AACGACCTCCCTTAGCGGGGTGACGTGGGTCACGCGGCTTTTTTGGAAGTTCCACGCGCCGGGTCGCACTCCCTGTCCGATTTCCGACTTGGACGGATCATGGTCGGGTGTCGGGCTGGAGCGGACTGGCGGCGAACAACTCCTCCAGCCAGCCGGGCACCGCGTCGGCGTACTCGGCGCGGGACTCCTCGGCAGTGTCCAGCGCTCGACGCCAGGACAGCGACCGGCTCACCGCCCCCAGGTTGATCGCCAGGTCGGCCGCCTCGACGAGGGTCCGGCGGTCGTACCGGTCGGTCCACGCTTCCAGGTAGGCGTCGCGCAGCCGCACCAGGCGGGCGTCGTCGGCCGCCAACTCCTTGCTGTACCGGATGGAGCGCAGGGTCACCAGCAGCGTGCCGAAGGGGTGCGCCACCGAGGCGTCACCCCAGTCGAAGTAGCGGCACCCCTCCGGGCCTGCGAAGACGTTGCCGTCGTGCAGGTCGTCGTGTTGCACCGTGGCCGGGATGCCGATGTCGGCGAGTCGGCGGCACCGCTCGGCGTACGACGGCAGCTCGGCCCGCAGCCGCTCGTGCATGTCCGGGCTGAGCCCGCCCTCGGCACCGATCAGCAGTGACTCGCGATCGTCGAGCAGCTCGGCGAAGTTTCCGGCCAGCACCTCGGGACGGTGGTCCGGCACGCCCAGGGAGACCAGCTCGTCGGCACGCGGCGCGGTGGCCAGTTGGAGCGCGGCGTACCCGGGCAGCGCCCGTTCCCAGTGCGCCAGATCAGGGTCGCGCGCCAGCAGGTCGCGCAACGACTCGCCGCCGTCGGGCAGGAGCGACCAGCCCTGCGCCGGGTCGACCGCGATCGGTGTCAGCACCCGCTCGGGCGTCAACTGGGCGAGCGTCGCGATCAGGACCGCCTCGTGCACGGTGCCCCGGTTGTTGGCCTTGAACCAGACCGGGCCGTCGTCGGTGGGCACGCGCCAGACCAGCGACCAGGGACGCACCCGGGGCTCCGCCAGCCCGGTCACCCGCCGGCCGGTCTGGCCCAGCTGCGCCTCGACCCAGGACCGGGCCCGCAACTGCCACTGCTCGCTGGACCAGTCGGGGCCGTACCCATCCGCGTTCGTCGTCACGTTGGGCACCATAGGCGGCCCTCACCGCGCCGGGCCATACGTTTTCCGGCTGGGGCGTCAGACCAGCTCGACGATGGTGGCGTTGGCCATGCCGCCGCCCTCGCACATGGTCTGCAGGCCGTAGCGGATCCCGTTGTCCCGCATGTGCTGGAGCATGGTTGTCATGATCCGGGCACCGGAGCCGCCGAGCGGATGACCGATGGAGATCGCCCCACCGCGCGGGTTGAGCCGCTCCGGGTCCGCCTCGGTCTCCGCCAGCCAGGCCAGCGGCACCGGGGCGAACGCCTCGTTGACCTCGTACACCCCGATCTCCTCGATGCCCAGCCCCGCGCGGCGCAGCGCCTTCGCGGTGGCCGGGATGGGCGCGGTGAGCATGGTGACCGGGTCGTCGGCGGCGACCACGGCGGTGTGGATCCGGGCAAGCGGCCGCAGGCCGTGCCGGCTGGCCCACTCGGAGGTGGTCACCGCGAGGGCCGCGGCGCCGTCGGAGATCTGGGACGCGGACCCGGCGGTCACCACACCGTCGACGCGGAACGGGGTGGTCAGCTCGCCGAGCTTGTCGAGCGACGAGTCGCGTCGGATGCCCTCGTCGGCGAAGAACTTGCCACCGTCGGCGAGCGGCACCGGCGCCAGCTCCGGATCGAACGCGCCGGCGTCCTGCGCGGCGGCCGCCTTCTCGTGGCTGGCCAGCGCGAACTCGTCGAGCTGGGTACGCGAGAGGCGCCACCGCTGGGCGATCAGCTCGGCCCCGACCCCCTGGCTGAACGGCAGCGGCGCGTCGTCGTCGAAACCCTCGACACCCCGGTAGCGGGCGCGCAACTGCTCGCTGAACGGCAGGCGGCCGGCCGCACCGGAGCCCAACGGCACCTGGGTCATCGACTCCACGCCGCCGGCGACCACCAGGTCGGCCTGGCCGGAGAGCACCGTCGCGGCGGCGAAGTGCAGTGCCTGCTGGCTGGAGCCGCACTGCCGGTCCAGGGTGGTGCCGGGCACCGACTCGGGCCAGCCGGCGGCGAGGACGCCGTTGCGGGCGATGTTCCACGACTGCTCGCCGATCTGGGACACGCAGCCCCAGAAGACGTCGTCGACCTGCGCGGGGTCGATCCCGGTGCGCTCGGCGAGGGCGCGCAGCACGTGCGCCGACAGATCGACCGGGTGGACGCTGGCGAGGCTGCCCCTGCGCCGCCCGACCGGGGTGCGTACCGCGCCGACGATGACCGCGTCACTCATGTTTACTCCCCGGTAACTTGGGCTACCCCGATCTTACGTCGTCCGGGGACCGGCCGTCCGACCAGGCGTCGAGGTGCCTGCACCCCCGCCATCCGGCGGTCGCTGGCATGCTGGGCGGGTGGATGAGACCCCTCCCGTGCGGCAGTGGCGGGTGCCGACGAGCCTGCCCGCGGCGAAGCTGGTCGGTGCGGTCCTACTGGTCGCGCTCGGGCTGCTCTTCGCCGACGGCGACCCGGTCCGCCTGGCGCTGGCCGTCCTGGCCGCCGCCGCGCTGGCCGCCTGGGCGGTACGCGACCTGGTCGCGCCGGTCCGGTTGGCGGTGGACGCCGCCGGCCTCACCGTCATCCGCGGGTTCGCGGGCCGACGACGGCTGCCCTGGTCGACGGTCGAGGCGATCGCCGTGGACCGTCGGCCACGGTTGGGGCTGACCAGCGAAACCCTGGAAATCGACGCGGGCGACTCGCTGCACCTGTTCGGCCGGTACGACCTGGGCGCCACCCCGGAGGAGGTGGCCGCCGAAGTGCGCGCCGCCCGCCCGAACCCTTGATCTGTCAGCCGAGCAGGTAGGCGGTTCGGAAGAGGACCAGGGCGAGCAGGACCAGCAGGATGATCGCACCGCCGACGACCTGCACCAACGTGCGCCGACCCCGCGGCGCGTACGCGAGCACCAATGCCATCAGCGCGCCGACCACCAGACCACCAAGGTGCCCGGGGATCGAGATGCCCGGCACGGCCAGCGTGAACACCAGGTTGATCACCAGGATCGGAATGATCTGGGAGATGTCCCGGCCCATCTTGCGCTCGATGATGAGCAGCGCGGCGAAGAGCCCGAAGATCGCGGTGGACGCGCCGGCGGTGGTCGCGTTCTGGGCGCTGAACAGGTAGGCCGCCACGTTGCCGCCAAAACCCGCGATCAGGTAGAGCGCGGCGAAACGCACCCGCCCGAGGTTGGCCTCCAGCGACCGGCCGAGCACCCACAGGGCCCACATGTTGAGCAGCAGGTGAATCACGCCGTAGTGCAGAAACATCGCGGTGACCAGCCGGTACCACTGGCCCTCGGCGATCCCTCCGAGCGTGCCGTCGGGAAGGACCGCCAGCCCGAGCACCGACCCCCAGTTGGTCAGCGGCGTACTGCCGCCCATCAGGCCGCCGAAGCCAGAGCCACCCACCGCTGCGTCCCCACCCCGGTCGGAGGCGATGGAGAGCAGCATGAGCAGCAGATTCAGAGCTATCAGCGCCTTCGTGACGTAGCCCTGCCGGCCGGCGGTACCGCCACCGAAGGCGGTACGCGCCGGCCGGACACTGCGACGTCCCTCGTTGACGCACTCCGGGCACTGGTGCCCGACGGACGCCTCCCGCATGCAGTCCGGGCAGATCGGCCGGTCGCAGCGGGTGCACCGCACGTAGGTCTCCCGACCGGGGTGCCGGTAGCAGACCGGGGCGGTCGGCGGAGACTCGCTCACCGGGCCGACCCTCCGTCCACCGCCGCGCGATCCACCGGCGCCGGCCGGTGCGGTGCTCCGGAGCGCTCAATCATGCGAGCAAAGGTACCTCGCCGGTCGGTCAGGCAGCAGACCGCTCGATCTCGACCCGCTCGATGACGACGTCCTGGAGCGGACGGTCGCTCGGGCCGGTCGGGGTGTTCGCGATCGAGTCGACGATCTTCACCGACTCCTCGTCGGCAACCTGGCCGAAGATCGTGTGCCGGTTGTTGAGGTGCGGCGTCGGGGACACGGTGATGAAGAACTGCGAACCGTTGGTGCCCGGTCCGGCGTTCGCCATCGCCAGCAGGTAGGGCCGGTCGAACCGCAGCTCCGGGTGGAACTCATCGGCGAACTTGTAGCCCGGCCCGCCCCGACCGGTGCCGGTCGGGTCGCCCATCTGGACCATGAAGCCGCTGATGACGCGGTGCGAGATGGTGCCGTCGTAGTACGGACCACTGCCCGGCTGACCCGTGCGCGGGTCGGTGTACTCCCGGTTGCCCTCGGCCAGGTCGACGAAGTTACGGACGGTCTTCGGCGCGTGGTTGGGGAAGAGCTCCAGCCGGATCGGGCCAGCGTTGGTGTGCAGGGTGGCGTAGACAGCCTCGGCCACGGGTACTCCTCACTCGATGGTCAGTTCCATGCGGATCCTCCCATGTGCCCGATCTGGCATCGCGGAGGCATCCGAAGGTGGAGGATGACGAAGGAACAACTCCCAGGAGGTAGGACCGTGTTTGGATTCGGGCGGCGTAAGTCCCAGGGGCAGTTGGCCAAGGCCGAGCTGAACCAGAGCATCAGCCACCTGATGCAGGCAGCCAACCACGCCGCGAAGGGCGCCGGTGCGACCGTCGGTCCGCGGGTCCAGGTGGCCCGGGGCTACGTCGGGCCGGCCGCGGCGAAGGTTCGCGACCAGGCGTCAACCGGCTGGGGGACGACACTCACCACGCTGGCACCGCTGGCCGCGGCGGCCCGTGACGGCGCCGCGCAGGCAGGGCCGCTGACCAGGAAGGCCAAGTCGAAGACCATGCGGATCTCCGGTAAGAAGAAGCAGCCGCGCCGTCGCGGCTCGATGATGACCGGCCTGCTGGCAGCAGGCGTCGTAGCCGGCCTGGCCGGCGCAGTGGCCATGCGCCGCCGCCGAGAGCAGCAGGAGTGGGCCGAGTACGACCCGGCCCGCAGCCTCGATCCGATGCGCGACGAGGTCGACTCGATCGAGGTGCGGACGCCGTCCACCGCCAAGGGAACCGACGGCGCCGCCATGACCGGCGCGGCCGGGATGACCGGTGCCGGCAGTTCGGCGGTGGCCGGCGGCACGAGCGCGAGCACCACCGGCGCGGCCAAGCAGACCGGCATCCGCCCGACCGACAAGGTCCCGTCGGTCGCCGAGGGCGCCACCGACGCCTCCGGTCGGCCGACCGACGACCTCACCAATGCGCTGAGCAAGAACACGGCCCGCACCAACGGCCGCCGCTGACCCGACGACAGCGCGGCGAGCGCCGACGACGTGGGACCACCCCGCTCGTCGGCGCTTCCGCATGCCGGCGCCCCGGGCGCCTCCGCTTCGCGGTCAGAGCCAGCCGTTGCGGCGGAACCAGCGGTAGAGGGCCAGCGAGACGCCGAGCATGAGGGCGAGGGCCACCGGGTAGCCGTACGTCATCTTCAGCTCGGGCATGTTGTCGAAGTTCATGCCCTCGACGCCGGCGATGGAGGTCCAGACCGCCGCGATGGCGGCCCAGGCGGCGATCTTGCGCATGTCGTTGTTCTGGTCGACGGTGACCTGGGCCAACCGCGCCTGCAGGATCGAGTTCAGCAGGTCGTCGTACGAGTTCACCTGCTCCACGGTGCGGCTCAGGTGATCCTGGACGTCCCGGAAGTAGCGCCGGATCTCCTTGGGCACCTCGCGGTTGACCTGGGACGTCAGCGTCATCAGCGGCCGTTGCAACGGCACCACCGCCCGCTTGAACTCCACCAGCTCCCGCTTCATCTGATAGATCCGCTGGATCCGCCCGTGGCCGTTGCGGTCGAAGACCTCGGCCTCCAGCACGTCCAGGTCGTCCTCGATCTGCTCGGCAACCTCCAGGTAGAGGTCGACCACCCGGTCGGTCACCCCGTACGCCACCGCCCACGGGCCCTGGAGCAGCAACTCCTGCTTGGTCTCCAGGTCGGCACGGATCGGGGCGAGCCGGCAGGCATCCCCGTGCCGGACGCTGATCACGAAGTTCGGGCCGATGAAGAGCATCACCTGCCCGGTCTCCACGACCTCGGAGTTCTCGGTCAGCTCGGCGTGCTCGCAGTACCGGGCGGTGCGCAGCACC encodes:
- a CDS encoding rhomboid family intramembrane serine protease, which produces MSESPPTAPVCYRHPGRETYVRCTRCDRPICPDCMREASVGHQCPECVNEGRRSVRPARTAFGGGTAGRQGYVTKALIALNLLLMLLSIASDRGGDAAVGGSGFGGLMGGSTPLTNWGSVLGLAVLPDGTLGGIAEGQWYRLVTAMFLHYGVIHLLLNMWALWVLGRSLEANLGRVRFAALYLIAGFGGNVAAYLFSAQNATTAGASTAIFGLFAALLIIERKMGRDISQIIPILVINLVFTLAVPGISIPGHLGGLVVGALMALVLAYAPRGRRTLVQVVGGAIILLVLLALVLFRTAYLLG
- a CDS encoding thiolase family protein; translation: MSDAVIVGAVRTPVGRRRGSLASVHPVDLSAHVLRALAERTGIDPAQVDDVFWGCVSQIGEQSWNIARNGVLAAGWPESVPGTTLDRQCGSSQQALHFAAATVLSGQADLVVAGGVESMTQVPLGSGAAGRLPFSEQLRARYRGVEGFDDDAPLPFSQGVGAELIAQRWRLSRTQLDEFALASHEKAAAAQDAGAFDPELAPVPLADGGKFFADEGIRRDSSLDKLGELTTPFRVDGVVTAGSASQISDGAAALAVTTSEWASRHGLRPLARIHTAVVAADDPVTMLTAPIPATAKALRRAGLGIEEIGVYEVNEAFAPVPLAWLAETEADPERLNPRGGAISIGHPLGGSGARIMTTMLQHMRDNGIRYGLQTMCEGGGMANATIVELV
- a CDS encoding peptidylprolyl isomerase is translated as MAEAVYATLHTNAGPIRLELFPNHAPKTVRNFVDLAEGNREYTDPRTGQPGSGPYYDGTISHRVISGFMVQMGDPTGTGRGGPGYKFADEFHPELRFDRPYLLAMANAGPGTNGSQFFITVSPTPHLNNRHTIFGQVADEESVKIVDSIANTPTGPSDRPLQDVVIERVEIERSAA
- a CDS encoding PH domain-containing protein; this translates as MDETPPVRQWRVPTSLPAAKLVGAVLLVALGLLFADGDPVRLALAVLAAAALAAWAVRDLVAPVRLAVDAAGLTVIRGFAGRRRLPWSTVEAIAVDRRPRLGLTSETLEIDAGDSLHLFGRYDLGATPEEVAAEVRAARPNP
- the corA gene encoding magnesium/cobalt transporter CorA yields the protein MTDRTERDRTAPSATGRVLRPRAWPSPVRAMTRMLNADGSPPVPVPSGTGRSGVVDCALYVDGKRQPGDWTYAEALAAARREEHGFVWIGLHQPELAEMTAIAETYGLHELAVEDAVKAEQRPKLERFGDVVFLVLRTARYCEHAELTENSEVVETGQVMLFIGPNFVISVRHGDACRLAPIRADLETKQELLLQGPWAVAYGVTDRVVDLYLEVAEQIEDDLDVLEAEVFDRNGHGRIQRIYQMKRELVEFKRAVVPLQRPLMTLTSQVNREVPKEIRRYFRDVQDHLSRTVEQVNSYDDLLNSILQARLAQVTVDQNNDMRKIAAWAAIAAVWTSIAGVEGMNFDNMPELKMTYGYPVALALMLGVSLALYRWFRRNGWL
- a CDS encoding phosphotransferase; its protein translation is MTTNADGYGPDWSSEQWQLRARSWVEAQLGQTGRRVTGLAEPRVRPWSLVWRVPTDDGPVWFKANNRGTVHEAVLIATLAQLTPERVLTPIAVDPAQGWSLLPDGGESLRDLLARDPDLAHWERALPGYAALQLATAPRADELVSLGVPDHRPEVLAGNFAELLDDRESLLIGAEGGLSPDMHERLRAELPSYAERCRRLADIGIPATVQHDDLHDGNVFAGPEGCRYFDWGDASVAHPFGTLLVTLRSIRYSKELAADDARLVRLRDAYLEAWTDRYDRRTLVEAADLAINLGAVSRSLSWRRALDTAEESRAEYADAVPGWLEELFAASPLQPDTRP